Within Amedibacterium intestinale, the genomic segment CTGCTGCGTAACGATATTTTTTAATTTTTTCTGTTTTGCATATAAAGTTATTAAATTGGATACACGTCGTTTTACAATACTAACGTTAAATGGACGGTTAATAAAATCTTCTGCCCCTAATTCATAAGCTTTTTCAATATTCTCTGCGGAAAAATCAGATGAAATAATAACAACAGGAATGTCCTGAATCCAATTGTATTTTTTCATATAAGATAATACTTTAAAACCATCCATTTCCGGCATTACCAAATCCAGCAAAACAAGCGCTATATCATTTAAATTGTTTTTCATTTGTATTAACGCATCAAACCCATTTTCAGAAAGCAGAAGCTCATAATCATCCTCTAAAATATCACTTAAAAACTCACGATTCAATTCTGAGTCATCTACTATTAGAACTTTATCTTTCATAATTCTCTTTCCTTTCCCCACATCTACGTTTATCTAGCTGCACTTTATACAATTTACGCATTGTTCTTTCTCTACACACTTTTATTAAATGAATTTTATTTTATGCTTTCCATCTTTATACGTCATATAAATTATAGCACAAATAGTAAGATTGCTATGGTTTTCTAAAATTCTCTTTAAAAAAATGCCATCCACATAGTAGATGGCATTTTATCTTAATGAAAATACGTAACAAATAAAAATATAAACAATGCTAATACTGCAATAGCAGCTAATAATATAGGGAAAAATACAGATACTGCAGCAATTAACAATGCTAGAAAATCACCCTTTTCTAAAGTATCTTCTTTGGCAGGGTCTACCTCTTTTTTTGAAAGCAGTTCTTTTAAATGAGGTCTACTCATTAAAATTCTCCTCCAAAGTGACATTTTACCATATGTCCAGGTTTGATTTCTCTTGCTTCCGGTTCTTTTGTTTTACAAATATCTTTCGCAAATGGGCAACGAGGATGGAATTTACATCCACTTGGTGTATTTACGTTACTTGGAATTTCTCCTTCAATTGCATGCATCTGCGTTTTCTTTTTAGGATCTGGAATAGGAATTGCAGACATCAATGCTTTTGTATAAGGATGCTGTGGATTTGCATAAATTTCATCTTTATCAGCTAATTCCACCATGCTTCCAAGATACATAACACCTACACGATCAGAAATGTGTTTTACAACACTTAAATCGTGAGAAATAAAGATATAGGAAATATTATTTTCTTCCTGCAAATCTTTCATCAAGTTGATGATCTGTGACTGGATAGAAACATCAAGTGCACTTACCGGTTCATCACAGATGATAAATTTTGGACTTAATGCCAAAGATCTGGCAATCCCAATACGCTGTCTTTGTCCACCTGAAAACTGATGAGGATAACGATAACAATAATAGCTAGGAAGACCACATTTTTCCATTAAGTTTTTGATGTATTCTTCTAACTCTGGTCCTCTTTTATAAATCCCGTGTGCAATTAATGGTTCACTTAGTATATTGAATACATTCATACGAGGATTTAATGAACTATAAGGATCCTGAAAGATAAACTGCATTTTTTCACGCAATTTACGCATCTCTTTACGATTTTTCTGAAGAATATTTTCTCCTTCAAAGATAACTTCTCCACTTGTTGGTTCATGCAAACGAAGAATTGTTCTACCTAATGTAGATTTTCCACAACCAGATTCTCCAACAAGTCCCAAAGTTTCTCCTTCATACAAATCAAAGCTAACACCATCAACTGCTTTTACACAAGGTTTTCCTTCTGTTAATTTTCCTTTCCCAAGAGGAAAGTGTTTTTTCAAGTCACGGACTTCAAGAATTTTCTTTTTTTCCATACATTAATCCTCCTGTGCAGCTGTGCTTTCTGCATTATAATCTTCATATAAGAAACATGAAACATGATGTCTTGATTTAATTTTTACACTACCTGGCTGAGCTTCTCTACATTTATCCATGGCATTTGGACAACGATCTGCAAAATAACATCCTTTTGGCAAATACAAAGGATTTGGTACGCTACCTTCAATAACATTTAGGCGTTCTCCATCACTTGCAAGTGATGGCATACTTTTCATCAATCCAATTGTATAAGGATGTTTTGGATTTTCAAACAATTCATCAACAGCTGCACGCTCTACCACTTTACCTGCATACATAACATTTACATAATCAGCAACCTGAGCAACAACACCCAAATCATGTGTAATTAACATAATGGATGTACCTGTTTTTTCTTTCAATTCATTCATTAAAGAAAGAATCTGTGCCTGAATCGTAACATCAAGAGCAGTTGTTGGTTCATCTGCAATCAACAATTTAGGATTACATGATAATGCCATAGCAATCATAACACGCTGACACATTCCCCCTGATAGCTGATGAGGATAATTACCAAATACTTTATCTGGGCGAGAAATACCAACCATTTTTAATAACTCAATTGCACGCTTATCAGCTTCTTCTTTTGATACATCTTCATGTAATAGAATATTTTCTGTAATCTGTTTTCCTACTGTAAATACAGGATTTAAAGATGTCATTGGTTCCTGGAAAATCATAGAGATACCATTTCCACGAACATCACGGATCTGTGCATCACTTGCAGTAGCAAGATTAACACCTTCTTCACCACGTTCAACATCACCCATATAAACAATTTTTGAACCTTCCATAATTTCTCCAGGTTTAGAAACTAGACCTAGAATTGACATTGCAGTTACACTTTTACCACAACCTGATTCACCTACAATTGCAAGTGTTTCATTTTCATACATTGTAAAGTTATTTCCATCAACAGCTTTGGAAACACCTTTTTTTGTATTGAAATATACCCGAAGGTCTTTAACTTCTAATATTTTCTTATTTACTGACATAATAATTCACCTCTAGTTCAATTCCTTCGGATCAAACGCATCACGTAAGCCTTCACCAATAAGATTAATAGAAACAACTGTTAGCAAACACATAATACCAGCTGGAATCCATTGCCAAGGGAAATTTTTAAATACAGCCGCCTGTCTTGCTGCTTCCATCATATTTCCCCATGATGGAGTAGGTGCTACTACCCCCATACCAAGGAAAGACAAACCAGCTTCTGTTAAAATTGCACTTGCCATTGTAAGTGTAGCATTTACAATAACAAGATTAAAAACATTTGGCATTAAATGTTTAAAAATCTTTGAAAAATCACTAATACCCAATGCTTCACAAGCCTGCATAAATTCCTGTTCTCTTAATGTCAAAATTTGTCCACGAATCAAACGAGCTAAACCAGGCCATGATAATGCACCAATTAAAGTTGATACCATATACATTTTCTGTGTTTGTGGTATCCAAAGCATAACAGCTGATAAAGCAATGATCATTGGTGTAAAAGGAAGAGAGTAAACAATTTCTGAAAAACGCATCAACAAATTATCAACTACTCCACCATAATAACCAGCTACACCACCAACAATACAACCTAGAATAACTGTTAAGGCTGCAGCAATTACTCCAACCATAATAGAAATTCTACCACCTAGGAACAAACGAAATAAAACATCACGTCCTTGTTCATCCGTTCCAAGTAAATGTTGTGAATTTGGAGCAATATTTTTCATATCAAAATTGTATTCATTAACATCAATACCCATAATCATTGGAACAAAAATTACAGATAAAACAATTAACACGAAAATAATAAGTCCAGCCATCGCTACTTTATTGGCATAAAATTTTCTCCAGGCAATTCGCCATGGCCCAATAGATTCTATTTTTTCACCATTTTGTAAAACAACTTCTTTTTCTTTAACCATAACAATCACCTCTAATTATCCACTTTAATACGTGGATCTACCATTGAATAGAATATATCAGCTAAAAGATTTCCAAGAACCATTAATAAAGCACTAAACATCAAACAAGCTGTTACTAAACTATTATCTCTAGCATTAATTGCATCAATTAAAACTTTTCCAATACCAGGCCAGATAAATACTGTTTCCAGTATTACCGCACCACTAAATAATGTAGGAATATACATTCCAAGCAAAGTTACAAGCGGAATCATTGCATTACGGAACGCATGTTTATAAATTACAACTTTTTCTTTTAACCCTTTTGAACGTGCTGTACGAATATAATCCATATTAATAACTTCAATCATAGAGTTACGTACATATCGTGAGAATGTAGCAAAAGTACTAAACGCTAATACAATTACTGGTAAAATAGAATGTTTTAAAATATCCAGAATTTCAACAAATTTATTTGGATAACCAAATGCATCCATAGTTGCATCTTTCATACCATTTAATGGGAAATTTGGAATATTTAATGCTACAAAGAATAGTAATAACAACGCAAAAAAGAATGTTGGAACACTAACCCCTATAAGAGAAAATACTGTCCAGAAGTTATCATACTTGCTTCCTTTTTTCACTGCTTGTTTGATTCCAATAGGAATAGCAAATAATAATGCAACAATTAAAGAAAGTGCATTTAAATAAAATGTATTCCATACATAGCTACCAATTACTTCAGCTACTGGTTTTTTTAGTTTGATACTATCTCCTAAATCACCTGTAACCATACGTCCTACCCAACGAACATATTGTTCTGGCTGGGATTTGTTTAATCCTAGTTCTTCTCTTAATTGTTCTCTTTGCTGTTCAGTTACTTTAAAATTCATACCAAGGTAAGCATCTACAGGATCCCCAGGCATTGCCTGAACAGTAGCAAATACTAATATAGAGATAATAAAGACAACTGGAATTAAATTAACCAATCTTTTTAAGATATATTTTAACATCGTCTTCACCTCATTTTACTTCAATTCTATGACAACATAAGAGCAAGTCTTATCGGCTTGCTCTTAATTATCGTTTTGTTTCATCCAATTAATTACTCAATTGTAACGTCTGCCATTGCATCAGCCCATGTATAAACAGGACCAGTTTTCAAACCTTTAATTTTCTTGTTGTAGATATCAAAGTACTGATTTCCATATACTGGAACATAAGCACACAATTCGTTAGCTGTAATGATTGCTTTCTTATAGTACTCTACTGCCTGTTTGTCATTATTAACAGAAGCCATACCTTTTTTCAATAAGTTACCTAATTCTTCATCAGCGATACGAGCATAGTTTCCTTGTGCTCCTTTGTTTTCTGGCATGAACTGTGCATTGATTTCTGTCAAGTTAGTTCCTGTAAATCCTGCAGCCATGAAGAATACGTTCCATTCTCCTAATGCGTCTTCTTTAGTAACTTTAGAAGCTAATGTATTGAAGTCAACAGTTGTCTGTTGGAAATCTACACCTAAATCTTTTTTCCAAGATTTATTCCACATTGGAATCAAGTTGTTTAAGATGTCATGATCTTTGATAGCCATTAATTTGATTGTTAATTTCTGACCATCTTTTTCACGAATACCATCTGCACCAACTGTCCATCCAGCTTCATCTAAAATCTGTTTTGCTTTTTCAATGTTGTATTCATAAGTTTCTAATCCTTCTAATTCTTCTTCACCACGAATTACATTACCTAATTCACTTGCTGGATTCAAGAATGCAGTAGGAACATAACCTACATTATATTTTTTAACTTCATCAGAACCTTCTTCAAATTTATAATAGCTGTCAACAAATGCCTGACGATCAAATGCATAAGTTAATGCCTGACGTACAGCTTGATCTGCTGTAGCACCTGTAGCACAGTTATAAGCAATATATCCTTCACCTGCACGAGGATAAGTGTTGAATGTCAAGTTTTCATTTGTACTAGCTGGACCAATTTTCTTAGGTTCAATCATACCAGCAAGTAAATCAACGTTACCACTTGTAAGTTCATCAATTTCTGTAGACATTTCTACTGGTTTGATAATGATATTTGCTACCTGATATTTTCCTTCTTCAGCCTGGAACTGATCATTTTTTACAAAGCTTGCTCCAGAAGCTTTATCCCATTTGTTTAATTTATATGGTCCAGATCCAATTGGATCAGATACAGCATTTTCAATTGCTTTAGTATCTCCACGTTTGTAATCTTTGAACTGTTCATCTGAAATGATACCAAATGAAGTACCTAAATCAGCAACTGAATCAATTCTTGCTTCTTTTAAATTAAATTCAACTGTGTAATCATCGATAACTTTGATACCTGATACTTCATCTACATTTTTCTTTTTGTTATTGTAATCATCGAATCCAACAACATTAGCTACTGTAGAACCAAATCTACCTGTATAGCTATAATCCGCTGTTACTGTAAAAGTAAATTTTACGTCATTGGCATTTAATTCTGAACCATCAGAGAATTTAATACCTTTTTTCAATTTAAATGTAACAGTTTTTCCATCTTTACTTACAGTTGGCATTTCTGCAGCTAATTCTGGAACTAAGTTTGAATCAACATCATAGTCTAGCAATGACTGATAAACCAAGTCAACTGCGTAACCATCATATGCAGTTTCATAATAAATTGGGGAGAATAACCCTGCCAATTCTTCTGCACCTACTGTCAAAGTCTGACCAGAAGCTCCTCCTTTTGAACCACTATTGCTACCACAGCCAGTTGCTGTTAGTGCCATTGCTCCAACCATAAGCATTGCAAATAGCTTTTTCATATTTTTCCCTCCTATTTCATTCCTTAAGAATGACTCCATTATACCCCCCTATTTCAAAAATTTCAACAAGTTTTTTATTTTTCTTACATCATTCTTTGACATTTTGTTTCAATGTTGTGAAAATATATTGAAAATATTTTCACAAAAAGTTTAATTATTTGAAATTCGTAATTCAATTTACAAACACTCTTATTTATTTGTTCATAAACCAAAAACATTTTTCTCTATTTTTCCAAATGAGGACGCATTGCTCATGGTAAAAATTTCTTTTTCATTTTCATTAAATTTTTTATTATTTTTTACTGAAAACAGAAAAAAATCGAAGTTTTTACACCTCGATTTTTTCGTTTACATTTCTTATTCCTGTTCCAAAGCAAGTGTTTTTGTTGTGATATCACACACTTCTGCTGGACCATAGTACTGAATAGCACCTGGATATACATAGCAAGTTTCTACTGCCCATTCTTCTCTGTGAGCTTCAAAGAACTTGAATGGTTTTCCTTCTAGTTCAACAAGTGCTTTTTTGATAACTGGTTTGTCTTCTCCATGTCTTCTTTCAATGTTCATCATTTTTGTGATTGGCATACCACCAGCAACCCATTCGCTAGCTGGATTTGAAAGGTTAGAGATTTTTGACAAGTAACCATTATATCCATACTGAATCAACATGAATGCATTGTATCCTAATGAATAACAGTAGTCAGAATCAAAGTTAGATGGGAATGCACATCTTCCTTCATATCCTAAGAAGTGGTGAAGAGGATTAAATTTACCAGTATATGTACCAGCTTTCTTTCTCTCTTCCAATTTGTCTTTAACAAGAGCAGAGAATAGTTTTTCTGATTCAATCAAAGATACCTGCACGTTTCCATGAGGATCTCTTTCCAGGAATAACTGCTGCTGAATTGCTTCTGGAAGAATAGCGAATACATCCATAGATTCTTTTGTTAATCCATTTTCGATGAATTCATATTTTTCTTTCCATGTTCCCAATGCATTGAAAGCATCTGCTTTGCTTCCAGCAAGAAGTTCGTTAATTTCAGAAATCAATACAGAGAATTCAGGAACGAATTCTACAACACCTTCTGGAATAATTGCAACCCCAAAGTTCATACCTTTAGCTGCACGTTTTTCTACAGAATCAGCGATATAATCTGCAATAGAAGAAAGTGACATTTTCTTAGCTGAAACTTCTTCAGAAATCAAGCAGATGTTTGGCTGTGTTTCAAGAGCACATTCCAAAGCAACATGAGATGCTGAACGTCCCATAACTTTGATGAAGTGCCAGTATTTTTTCGCAGAATTTGCATCACGTTCGATGTTTCCGATAATTTCGCTATATGTTTTTGTAGCTGTATCAAATCCAAATGAACATTCGATGTCTTCGTTTTTCAAGTCCCCATCGATTGTTTTAGGGCATCCGATTACCTGAACACCAGTGTTGTGAGCAGCAAAGTATTCTGCAAGAACTGCTGCATTTGTATTTGAATCATCTCCACCGATGATAACGATAGCAGTAATACCATGTTTTTTACATACTTCCGCAACGATAGCAAACTGTTCTTCTGTTTCCAGTTTTGTTCTACCAGAACCAATGATATCAAATCCACCAGTATTTCTGTATTCGTTGATATAAGCATCATCAAAAATCAAATAATCATCTTCGATAAGTCCGATTGGACCATTTTTAAATCCATAAAGAACATTTTCTTTATTTGTTGCCTTTAATGCATCATAAAGCCCGCAAATAACATTGTGTCCCCCTGGAGCCTGTCCACCGGAAAGAATAACACCAACAACCTGTTTTTTAGTTTCAGAAGTGTTTTCTCCCTGCTGGAAAGTGATTTCTTTTTTCCCATAAGTATTTGGGAATAGCGCTTTGATTTTTTCCTGATCTGCTACACTCTGAGTTTCTTCGCCTTCCTTAACACAAATGTTAGAAATTCCATTTCTAAGCATTCCTGGAAGTTTTGGAGAATACTCATATCTAGCTTTTTGTAGTGATGAAATTTTCATATTTAATTCTCCTTTTTGTATTTCCATACACATAAATTTTAAGATATTTCCTTTAAAAAGTAAACTACTATTGCCATCGAATTATAAGATTTCCAGTGAAATTGTAGATAAAAAAGTTTTCTTTATTTCCCAGGCAATAAGAATACTCTTTTTACTGTTTCTTTTTTAGATATAAATACACAGCCAGAAAACTAATTACAATATCATTTACCAGCAAATATCCTGCAAGCTCCAAGTTTTTAAAAGCCATTACCCCCAGACAAGCGATATAAGATATTTCCAGAAACTGAAGAAGTCTTCCTTTCTTCATTTCTTCCTTGCTTGTCATCATAGGAAGCAATCCTTCAACATCCAGTTTTTTTAAGGCAAAACTATCAAACGAAATAATTAAAATCCAGAAGATAAGCTTATTAGGAGTATAAGTATATAAAAACACAGGCAATAAAGCAATTTCTAACATGGATACGATTTCTGCATCACGCAAGCTTTTTTTCATTTTTCCACATCCTCGTATCCAGTATATCACATTTTATTTTTGACTTCTTATCTTTTCACGAACAAAAAGTTTTTTCAAAGCCTTTGGATGAAAAGGAAACAAAGGATAAAAATAGGAGGTTTTTGTAATTGTCTTGCAATTTGCCATAACAAGCAATACAAATACGATACCGATCAGTATACCTATTTTAGGAATAAGGGCTATAAACAGCAATAACATAATACGTAAAAATTTTAGTGCATACCCTAGTTCATAACTGGCCTGTGTAAAATTTGCCATTGCAGCAAAAGCCATATATAAGATGACCTGTGCATTAAGCCATCCTGCCTGCACCGCAAAATCCCCTAATACCAATGCCCCAATTAAACTAAATGAATTATTCAAAGCATTTGGTGTATTTAAACTTGCTGTTTTCAAGATATCGATTCCTATCTCCATTAATAACAGCTGTAACAAAATAGGTACATGCGGGGTTTCTTTTAATAAGATAAAGTTTAAATAGGAGGGGGTAAGCTGTGGATTGGTAATAAAGTGAAACCAAAGCGGTGTAATACATAAAGAGGCAAAGAATACAAGAATTCTTAAAAAGCGCAAATAGTTTCCTGTAACAGGTGGCAAGTAATAATCTTGTGGTTCTTGTACAAAATCAAAAAAACTGGTAGGCAGTATCATCGCCGATGGAGAAGTATCCACAAGCAACAAAATTTTTCCTTCTAAGATATTGCTGGCTGCAGTATCTGGGCGTTCTGTATAGCGAACTTTAGGAAAAGGATTCCACCATGTATGAGGTACAAGTGCTTCCACTATACTTTCCTGTGTCATTGTTAGTGCCTGTACTTTTAAGGTATCAAGCTGCATCTGCATATTCTTTAAAATGTTCTTATCTGCCTTATTTTCCATATAACATAATACAACATCCGTTTTGCTTGTTTCTCCTACACTATGATATTCCATTCTTAGATGAGAATCTCGTATTCTTCTTCGAATAAGTGCAGTATTAAAGATAAGGGTTTCTACAAAGCCATCTCTACTTCCTCTTAGAACTCTTTCATCTTCCGGCTCCTGCATACTTCTTACAGGATAGGTTCTTACATCCAGCAAGACAGCATCTTCACACCCTTCTACCACCAAAAGACAAGCTCCGCTTAAAACACCGGTTACCATATTTCCTATATCATGTTCTACGCTTACTTCTACATAGGCAAGATTTTCATCCGCAAACATCTGTATGTCTTTGCTTATCTTCCCTT encodes:
- a CDS encoding ABC transporter ATP-binding protein, whose translation is MEKKKILEVRDLKKHFPLGKGKLTEGKPCVKAVDGVSFDLYEGETLGLVGESGCGKSTLGRTILRLHEPTSGEVIFEGENILQKNRKEMRKLREKMQFIFQDPYSSLNPRMNVFNILSEPLIAHGIYKRGPELEEYIKNLMEKCGLPSYYCYRYPHQFSGGQRQRIGIARSLALSPKFIICDEPVSALDVSIQSQIINLMKDLQEENNISYIFISHDLSVVKHISDRVGVMYLGSMVELADKDEIYANPQHPYTKALMSAIPIPDPKKKTQMHAIEGEIPSNVNTPSGCKFHPRCPFAKDICKTKEPEAREIKPGHMVKCHFGGEF
- a CDS encoding ABC transporter ATP-binding protein, with the protein product MSVNKKILEVKDLRVYFNTKKGVSKAVDGNNFTMYENETLAIVGESGCGKSVTAMSILGLVSKPGEIMEGSKIVYMGDVERGEEGVNLATASDAQIRDVRGNGISMIFQEPMTSLNPVFTVGKQITENILLHEDVSKEEADKRAIELLKMVGISRPDKVFGNYPHQLSGGMCQRVMIAMALSCNPKLLIADEPTTALDVTIQAQILSLMNELKEKTGTSIMLITHDLGVVAQVADYVNVMYAGKVVERAAVDELFENPKHPYTIGLMKSMPSLASDGERLNVIEGSVPNPLYLPKGCYFADRCPNAMDKCREAQPGSVKIKSRHHVSCFLYEDYNAESTAAQED
- the opp4C gene encoding oligopeptide ABC transporter permease, which encodes MVKEKEVVLQNGEKIESIGPWRIAWRKFYANKVAMAGLIIFVLIVLSVIFVPMIMGIDVNEYNFDMKNIAPNSQHLLGTDEQGRDVLFRLFLGGRISIMVGVIAAALTVILGCIVGGVAGYYGGVVDNLLMRFSEIVYSLPFTPMIIALSAVMLWIPQTQKMYMVSTLIGALSWPGLARLIRGQILTLREQEFMQACEALGISDFSKIFKHLMPNVFNLVIVNATLTMASAILTEAGLSFLGMGVVAPTPSWGNMMEAARQAAVFKNFPWQWIPAGIMCLLTVVSINLIGEGLRDAFDPKELN
- a CDS encoding ABC transporter permease, which encodes MLKYILKRLVNLIPVVFIISILVFATVQAMPGDPVDAYLGMNFKVTEQQREQLREELGLNKSQPEQYVRWVGRMVTGDLGDSIKLKKPVAEVIGSYVWNTFYLNALSLIVALLFAIPIGIKQAVKKGSKYDNFWTVFSLIGVSVPTFFFALLLLFFVALNIPNFPLNGMKDATMDAFGYPNKFVEILDILKHSILPVIVLAFSTFATFSRYVRNSMIEVINMDYIRTARSKGLKEKVVIYKHAFRNAMIPLVTLLGMYIPTLFSGAVILETVFIWPGIGKVLIDAINARDNSLVTACLMFSALLMVLGNLLADIFYSMVDPRIKVDN
- a CDS encoding ABC transporter substrate-binding protein encodes the protein MKKLFAMLMVGAMALTATGCGSNSGSKGGASGQTLTVGAEELAGLFSPIYYETAYDGYAVDLVYQSLLDYDVDSNLVPELAAEMPTVSKDGKTVTFKLKKGIKFSDGSELNANDVKFTFTVTADYSYTGRFGSTVANVVGFDDYNNKKKNVDEVSGIKVIDDYTVEFNLKEARIDSVADLGTSFGIISDEQFKDYKRGDTKAIENAVSDPIGSGPYKLNKWDKASGASFVKNDQFQAEEGKYQVANIIIKPVEMSTEIDELTSGNVDLLAGMIEPKKIGPASTNENLTFNTYPRAGEGYIAYNCATGATADQAVRQALTYAFDRQAFVDSYYKFEEGSDEVKKYNVGYVPTAFLNPASELGNVIRGEEELEGLETYEYNIEKAKQILDEAGWTVGADGIREKDGQKLTIKLMAIKDHDILNNLIPMWNKSWKKDLGVDFQQTTVDFNTLASKVTKEDALGEWNVFFMAAGFTGTNLTEINAQFMPENKGAQGNYARIADEELGNLLKKGMASVNNDKQAVEYYKKAIITANELCAYVPVYGNQYFDIYNKKIKGLKTGPVYTWADAMADVTIE
- a CDS encoding diphosphate--fructose-6-phosphate 1-phosphotransferase: MKISSLQKARYEYSPKLPGMLRNGISNICVKEGEETQSVADQEKIKALFPNTYGKKEITFQQGENTSETKKQVVGVILSGGQAPGGHNVICGLYDALKATNKENVLYGFKNGPIGLIEDDYLIFDDAYINEYRNTGGFDIIGSGRTKLETEEQFAIVAEVCKKHGITAIVIIGGDDSNTNAAVLAEYFAAHNTGVQVIGCPKTIDGDLKNEDIECSFGFDTATKTYSEIIGNIERDANSAKKYWHFIKVMGRSASHVALECALETQPNICLISEEVSAKKMSLSSIADYIADSVEKRAAKGMNFGVAIIPEGVVEFVPEFSVLISEINELLAGSKADAFNALGTWKEKYEFIENGLTKESMDVFAILPEAIQQQLFLERDPHGNVQVSLIESEKLFSALVKDKLEERKKAGTYTGKFNPLHHFLGYEGRCAFPSNFDSDYCYSLGYNAFMLIQYGYNGYLSKISNLSNPASEWVAGGMPITKMMNIERRHGEDKPVIKKALVELEGKPFKFFEAHREEWAVETCYVYPGAIQYYGPAEVCDITTKTLALEQE
- a CDS encoding spore germination protein produces the protein MQYKQCLKEVEQILQIEKSFDIVKRKLLVQNTELSFLFVDGMIKDDVMERIMEHLLLKGKISKDIQMFADENLAYVEVSVEHDIGNMVTGVLSGACLLVVEGCEDAVLLDVRTYPVRSMQEPEDERVLRGSRDGFVETLIFNTALIRRRIRDSHLRMEYHSVGETSKTDVVLCYMENKADKNILKNMQMQLDTLKVQALTMTQESIVEALVPHTWWNPFPKVRYTERPDTAASNILEGKILLLVDTSPSAMILPTSFFDFVQEPQDYYLPPVTGNYLRFLRILVFFASLCITPLWFHFITNPQLTPSYLNFILLKETPHVPILLQLLLMEIGIDILKTASLNTPNALNNSFSLIGALVLGDFAVQAGWLNAQVILYMAFAAMANFTQASYELGYALKFLRIMLLLFIALIPKIGILIGIVFVLLVMANCKTITKTSYFYPLFPFHPKALKKLFVREKIRSQK